One Clostridium cylindrosporum DSM 605 genomic region harbors:
- a CDS encoding DEAD/DEAH box helicase — MSKNFSDLGVNKILCERLKKTGIVTPTEVQEKVIPLGFDKKDIVVESQTGTGKTLAFLLPILQSININKDEIQSLIITPTRELAAQITQEVEKLSNDDYKVLSIFGGQDVERQIRKLKSESHIVVGTPGRILYHVQRKTLDLSRVRFLVIDEADQMLNMGFIEELNEVIKKVNPNRRTMLFSATVPKGIRTITLKHMKSPSTIRIKKKGLVVENISQISVSIGELKKEEVLEAVINKEKPFMSIVFCKSKDKVKEVFNYLFNKGYLCDELHGDLTPQKRRKVMKDLKDLKIQVLVASDIACRGLDVEGVTHIINYDIPREVDLYVHRIGRTGRAGQDGIAITLVEPKEQKHMDLIEKSVNTKVKKLYARVNNMKDDKGEIVIS, encoded by the coding sequence ATGAGTAAAAACTTCTCAGACCTTGGAGTTAACAAGATTCTGTGTGAAAGACTAAAGAAAACAGGAATAGTAACACCAACTGAAGTACAAGAAAAAGTAATACCGCTAGGATTTGATAAAAAGGACATAGTAGTTGAGTCCCAAACTGGTACAGGTAAAACATTAGCGTTTTTACTTCCAATACTACAATCTATTAATATAAATAAGGATGAAATCCAATCCTTAATAATAACACCAACAAGGGAACTCGCGGCTCAGATAACTCAAGAAGTAGAAAAGCTTTCAAATGATGATTATAAGGTCCTTTCTATATTTGGAGGCCAAGATGTTGAAAGACAAATAAGAAAGCTTAAAAGTGAAAGTCATATAGTAGTTGGTACACCTGGTAGAATACTTTATCATGTTCAAAGAAAGACATTAGATTTATCTAGAGTAAGATTCCTAGTTATTGATGAAGCGGACCAAATGCTTAATATGGGGTTTATTGAAGAGCTTAATGAAGTAATAAAGAAAGTAAATCCAAATAGAAGAACAATGTTATTTTCTGCAACGGTTCCTAAAGGTATTAGAACTATTACACTAAAGCATATGAAAAGTCCTTCTACAATTAGAATTAAAAAGAAAGGTTTAGTTGTTGAAAATATATCTCAGATATCAGTTTCCATAGGTGAACTTAAAAAAGAAGAGGTTCTTGAAGCTGTTATTAATAAAGAGAAGCCTTTTATGTCAATTGTATTTTGTAAAAGTAAGGATAAGGTTAAAGAGGTATTTAATTATCTATTTAATAAAGGATATCTTTGCGATGAACTTCATGGGGATTTAACTCCTCAAAAAAGAAGAAAAGTTATGAAGGATTTAAAAGATTTAAAGATACAAGTACTTGTTGCTAGTGATATAGCATGTAGAGGTCTTGATGTTGAAGGTGTGACTCATATTATTAACTATGATATACCTAGAGAAGTAGATCTTTATGTACATAGAATTGGCAGAACAGGAAGAGCAGGCCAAGATGGAATTGCAATTACTTTAGTTGAACCTAAAGAGCAAAAGCACATGGATTTAATAGAAAAAAGTGTTAACACTAAGGTGAAGAAACTGTATGCAAGAGTAAACAATATGAAAGATGATAAAGGTGAAATAGTAATTAGCTAA
- a CDS encoding C40 family peptidase: MIKLRLTKKLIVATTSLLLMTMGTAFAAPLSQTKSQLNKSKQLYNEAVRKVESLEIQVEKLDSQIENAMAKLNDTNKKISASKSAITKTEGEIKVISRNINEEQKLFGERMEALYINGVTSYVDVVLEATSFSDFISRVDTVKTLIEFDNQIIKGLNTQKTMLANKKKGLEKEQASLVALQTESKKEVAALSNKKKEQNTVIADLRTKTQTYAADIKAYQAAVTQALLVESNSGTSNTSNSITSNNSSKPSTSNNSSSSSTSNTSDNKPSKPSTSKGNGGGTVDVPSRGDGDASAQEVINYARRFLGTPYVWGGTTPSGFDCSGFTSYVFRNAAGISLPRVSGAQAGTGTYIGSKGSLQPGDLVFFGSPTHHVGIYTGNGNYIHAPRTGDVVKEVPMNRSDFTHGRRLL; encoded by the coding sequence GTGATAAAACTGAGACTTACGAAAAAGTTAATAGTTGCTACGACCTCTTTACTTCTTATGACAATGGGGACAGCCTTTGCTGCTCCATTAAGTCAAACAAAAAGCCAGCTAAACAAAAGTAAACAACTTTATAACGAAGCCGTTAGAAAAGTTGAATCTTTGGAAATTCAAGTTGAAAAACTTGACTCTCAAATTGAAAATGCTATGGCAAAACTTAATGATACTAATAAAAAAATTAGTGCTTCAAAGTCCGCTATAACTAAAACTGAGGGAGAAATTAAGGTTATCTCAAGAAACATAAACGAAGAGCAAAAGCTGTTCGGAGAGCGTATGGAAGCTCTATACATAAATGGTGTAACAAGCTACGTTGATGTAGTACTTGAAGCTACAAGCTTTAGTGACTTTATTTCAAGAGTAGATACTGTTAAAACACTAATAGAATTTGATAACCAAATTATAAAAGGATTAAATACACAAAAAACTATGCTGGCAAATAAGAAAAAAGGACTTGAAAAGGAACAAGCTAGTCTTGTTGCTCTTCAAACTGAAAGTAAAAAAGAGGTAGCAGCGCTAAGTAACAAGAAAAAAGAACAGAATACTGTTATTGCTGATTTAAGGACGAAAACACAAACATATGCTGCAGATATAAAGGCATATCAAGCTGCAGTAACACAAGCTCTTTTAGTAGAGTCTAACTCAGGCACATCTAACACTTCTAATTCAATCACATCTAATAATTCGTCAAAGCCTAGTACTTCTAATAATTCTAGTAGTTCTAGCACATCTAACACTTCTGACAATAAGCCAAGTAAACCAAGCACAAGCAAAGGTAATGGCGGTGGAACTGTTGATGTTCCAAGCAGAGGTGATGGCGACGCATCAGCACAGGAAGTAATAAACTATGCAAGAAGATTCCTTGGAACACCATATGTATGGGGTGGAACAACTCCATCTGGATTTGACTGTTCAGGATTCACTTCATATGTTTTCAGAAATGCAGCCGGTATAAGTTTACCACGTGTATCTGGTGCCCAAGCTGGAACTGGTACATACATTGGCTCAAAGGGAAGTCTTCAACCAGGTGACCTAGTATTCTTTGGTAGTCCTACACATCACGTTGGGATATACACAGGAAATGGTAATTACATTCATGCACCAAGAACTGGTGATGTTGTAAAGGAAGTACCTATGAATCGTTCAGATTTTACACATGGAAGAAGATTACTTTAA
- a CDS encoding amino acid ABC transporter ATP-binding protein: MIKVENLHKKFGDLHVLKGVDAHIKKGEVVVVIGPSGSGKSTFLRCLNFLEEPTEGDVIFDGTSIKNDIKNLDKYRQKMGMVFQHFNLFPHMDVMGNLTIAPKMVKKSLESDAKNTALNLLSRVGLKDRANYYPSQLSGGQKQRIAIARALAMSPEVMLFDEPTSALDPEMVGEVLEVMKELAKEGMTMIVVTHEMGFAREVADRVIFMDDGKILEEGTPEEIFNNPKEVRTREFLSKVI, from the coding sequence ATGATTAAGGTTGAAAACTTACACAAGAAATTTGGAGATCTTCACGTACTAAAAGGGGTAGATGCTCACATAAAAAAAGGTGAAGTTGTAGTTGTTATTGGACCATCGGGTTCTGGGAAAAGCACTTTTTTAAGATGCTTAAATTTTTTAGAAGAGCCAACAGAAGGCGATGTTATTTTTGATGGAACATCTATAAAAAATGATATAAAGAATTTAGATAAATATAGACAGAAAATGGGTATGGTATTTCAACATTTTAATTTATTTCCGCACATGGATGTAATGGGGAATTTAACAATTGCCCCTAAAATGGTTAAGAAAAGTTTAGAAAGTGATGCTAAAAATACTGCATTAAACCTTTTATCAAGAGTAGGGCTTAAAGATAGAGCAAACTATTACCCTTCACAGTTGTCAGGTGGACAAAAACAAAGAATAGCTATTGCAAGGGCACTTGCTATGTCACCAGAAGTTATGCTATTTGATGAACCAACATCTGCACTTGATCCTGAAATGGTTGGAGAAGTTCTTGAGGTTATGAAGGAGCTTGCAAAGGAAGGTATGACAATGATCGTTGTTACCCATGAAATGGGATTTGCTAGAGAAGTTGCAGACAGAGTAATTTTCATGGATGATGGAAAAATACTTGAAGAGGGTACTCCAGAGGAAATTTTCAATAATCCAAAGGAAGTTAGAACAAGAGAATTTTTATCAAAGGTTATATAA
- a CDS encoding amino acid ABC transporter permease, whose protein sequence is MSLDFSFLSEYYPLYISGTKNTILLAIFSVLIGAIIGTGLALMKLSKSKILKSISVAYIEFIRGTPLLIQLSIFYYAILPALGVNSRGDTIFGGDVIGFMACIIAISLNSAAYVAEIIRAGIESIDNGQMEAARSLGMNKVQAMRYIILPQAIKNILPALGNEFIVVIKESSIVSVIGIQEIMYNAQTITSATFSPFPPLIVAAIIYFVLTFTLSKALGVLERRLK, encoded by the coding sequence TTGAGTTTAGACTTTAGTTTTCTTTCAGAGTACTATCCATTATATATATCAGGTACAAAGAACACTATTTTATTAGCGATATTTTCAGTTTTAATAGGTGCAATTATTGGAACAGGACTAGCATTAATGAAGCTTTCTAAAAGCAAAATATTAAAGAGTATTTCAGTAGCTTATATTGAATTTATAAGAGGTACTCCACTTTTAATTCAGTTGTCTATCTTTTATTATGCTATACTTCCAGCTTTAGGGGTTAATTCAAGGGGAGACACAATTTTCGGTGGAGATGTTATAGGTTTTATGGCTTGTATTATAGCTATTTCTCTTAATAGTGCTGCTTATGTTGCGGAAATTATAAGAGCGGGAATAGAATCTATAGACAATGGTCAAATGGAAGCAGCTAGAAGCTTGGGAATGAATAAGGTACAAGCTATGAGATATATTATTCTTCCACAGGCTATAAAAAATATACTTCCTGCACTTGGGAATGAATTTATAGTTGTTATTAAAGAATCCTCTATAGTTTCAGTTATAGGAATTCAAGAAATTATGTATAATGCTCAAACTATAACATCAGCAACATTCAGCCCATTCCCACCATTAATTGTAGCGGCAATTATTTACTTTGTATTAACATTTACTTTATCAAAGGCACTTGGTGTTTTGGAAAGGAGATTAAAGTAA
- a CDS encoding transporter substrate-binding domain-containing protein, whose product MVKGLLKKVTVGILSTVMIFSLVSCSNSKEAGQKPSGIVDKIKQSKKIILATNPEFPPFEFRTVKSGKSEVVGADIALAQEIAKDLGVKLEIKSMNFDGLLEALNAGNIDMVVAGMTPTDKRRQSVDFSELYYKDSPQTLLIRKENAGKIKSVNDLKGLTVGAQKGSIQEEIVKNEFKASKPKAVANIPNLIQELKNKNIDALVLEKVVAEQWIKKTGTDITMAPFEVGVNYSGIAVAIKKGNKDLVDSVNKTIARVEKENLMQKFIKDANALNEKK is encoded by the coding sequence ATGGTAAAAGGTTTATTAAAAAAGGTAACAGTTGGAATTTTAAGTACAGTAATGATTTTTTCACTAGTATCATGCTCAAATTCTAAGGAAGCAGGGCAAAAGCCATCAGGAATAGTTGATAAGATAAAACAAAGTAAAAAAATAATTCTTGCAACAAATCCAGAGTTTCCTCCTTTTGAGTTCAGAACTGTAAAAAGCGGAAAAAGTGAAGTTGTTGGAGCAGATATAGCTCTTGCACAGGAAATAGCTAAGGATTTAGGAGTAAAGCTTGAAATAAAAAGCATGAACTTTGATGGTCTGCTTGAAGCGTTAAATGCTGGTAATATAGATATGGTTGTAGCGGGTATGACTCCTACAGATAAGAGAAGACAAAGTGTAGACTTCTCAGAACTATACTATAAAGATTCACCACAAACTTTATTAATTAGAAAAGAAAATGCAGGAAAGATTAAATCTGTAAATGACCTAAAGGGACTTACTGTAGGAGCTCAAAAGGGATCAATACAAGAAGAAATTGTTAAAAACGAATTTAAGGCTTCTAAGCCGAAAGCGGTTGCTAACATACCAAATCTTATACAAGAACTTAAAAACAAAAATATAGATGCCCTTGTTCTTGAAAAAGTAGTTGCTGAACAATGGATTAAGAAAACTGGAACAGATATTACAATGGCTCCATTTGAAGTAGGAGTTAACTACTCAGGTATTGCAGTTGCAATTAAAAAAGGTAACAAGGATTTAGTTGATTCTGTTAATAAAACTATTGCAAGAGTTGAAAAAGAAAATTTAATGCAAAAGTTTATTAAAGATGCGAATGCTTTAAACGAAAAGAAGTAA
- a CDS encoding peptidylprolyl isomerase, whose amino-acid sequence MSQNPIVTIEMENGNVIKAELYPEVAPNTVKNFISLINKGFYNGVIFHRVIPGFMIQGGDPDGTGMGGPGYSIKGEFKSNNFNNDLKHTRGVLSMARSFVRDSGGSQFFVMTSDSPHLDGDYASFGKVIEGMEAVDAIVNSKRDRSDKPLEDQKMKTVTVDTFGVEYAEPEKM is encoded by the coding sequence ATGTCACAAAATCCAATCGTAACAATAGAAATGGAAAATGGTAATGTAATTAAGGCTGAACTTTACCCTGAAGTTGCTCCTAATACTGTTAAGAACTTTATATCTCTTATTAATAAAGGATTCTATAATGGAGTTATATTCCATAGAGTTATTCCAGGGTTTATGATACAAGGTGGAGACCCTGATGGAACAGGTATGGGTGGACCAGGTTACTCAATTAAAGGTGAATTTAAATCAAATAACTTTAATAATGACCTAAAACACACAAGAGGTGTTCTTTCAATGGCAAGATCATTTGTTAGGGATTCAGGTGGATCACAGTTTTTCGTAATGACTTCAGACTCACCACATCTTGATGGAGACTACGCTTCATTTGGTAAAGTTATAGAAGGTATGGAAGCAGTTGATGCAATTGTAAACTCTAAGAGAGATAGAAGTGATAAGCCTCTTGAAGATCAAAAAATGAAGACAGTAACAGTAGATACTTTCGGCGTAGAATATGCTGAACCTGAAAAAATGTAG
- a CDS encoding CinA family protein: MGIENDIGKVLCDKNKTISIAESLTGGLLCGKLVNFPGISKVLLEGVVSYSIESKIKRLGVKSKTIEEFSDVSSETAIEMARGIAKTSGSNIGISTTGVAGPSGEPLGLVYIGFYIDGDSSFIEKKFSGERQEIRNKAVEASLKALYDKIKGID; the protein is encoded by the coding sequence ATGGGTATTGAAAATGACATCGGAAAAGTACTATGTGATAAAAACAAGACTATATCTATAGCAGAATCACTTACAGGAGGATTACTATGTGGTAAATTAGTAAATTTTCCTGGTATATCAAAGGTGTTACTTGAGGGTGTAGTTAGCTATAGTATAGAATCTAAAATAAAAAGACTTGGAGTAAAATCTAAAACGATAGAAGAGTTTTCAGATGTAAGTTCTGAAACTGCAATCGAAATGGCTAGGGGTATAGCAAAAACTTCTGGAAGTAACATAGGTATATCAACTACGGGAGTTGCAGGTCCTAGTGGAGAACCTTTAGGGCTTGTATATATAGGATTTTATATTGATGGAGATAGCAGTTTTATAGAAAAGAAGTTTTCTGGAGAAAGACAAGAAATTAGAAATAAGGCAGTAGAAGCTTCTTTAAAAGCACTTTATGACAAAATAAAAGGCATAGATTAA
- a CDS encoding polysaccharide deacetylase family protein: MRCLLSKKIIASLCVSLLLLISFISIIPKNSYAYSQNTNEKIIYLTFDDGPSKKVTEDVLDILQAYKVKATFFVVGEQFKGNESVLKRIHNEGHSLGLHSYTHNFSKLYNGNIVNQEFFIGEMLECQKELKEITGVESTILRFPGGSHKRLSDSLLDELNKHNLKVYDWTHSSEDAVNLKSPPCKLFKNSLKKIPSCKKAPGAILLMHCNGSNKNSVKALPLIIEHYQKEGYKFLTITPNTPVYHCE, translated from the coding sequence ATGAGATGTTTACTAAGCAAAAAAATTATAGCATCTTTATGTGTAAGTTTACTATTGTTAATATCCTTTATTTCAATTATCCCTAAAAATTCCTACGCTTATTCTCAAAATACTAATGAAAAGATAATATATTTAACATTTGATGACGGTCCTTCGAAGAAAGTTACCGAAGATGTGTTAGACATATTGCAAGCATATAAGGTTAAAGCAACCTTTTTTGTTGTTGGAGAACAATTCAAAGGAAATGAGAGCGTTTTAAAAAGGATTCATAATGAAGGACATTCACTAGGACTTCATAGCTATACACATAATTTTTCTAAACTTTACAATGGAAATATCGTGAATCAGGAGTTTTTTATAGGTGAAATGTTAGAATGCCAAAAAGAACTTAAAGAAATAACTGGTGTAGAATCAACTATTTTGCGTTTTCCAGGTGGAAGCCACAAAAGACTAAGTGATTCACTTTTAGATGAGTTAAATAAACATAATTTAAAAGTATATGATTGGACCCATAGCTCCGAGGATGCAGTTAATCTTAAATCCCCACCTTGCAAATTATTTAAAAACTCTCTAAAAAAGATTCCATCATGTAAGAAAGCTCCTGGAGCTATATTATTAATGCATTGTAATGGTAGCAATAAAAATTCCGTAAAAGCACTTCCCTTAATAATTGAACATTATCAAAAAGAAGGATATAAATTTCTAACAATAACCCCTAATACCCCTGTGTATCACTGTGAATAA
- a CDS encoding GNAT family N-acetyltransferase, with amino-acid sequence MITKANKNNLPKIMDVLKDTIISMNTEGLYQWNENYPNEEIILNDMEKEELFVKVEDETIKGFIVLNEHDDKGYENLDWKYEKEKSLIIHRLCVSPKYQGNGVAKEIMDFTNTFAASKGYKAIRLDTAVENKKAIRFYEKLGYEKVGVLSARRGEYVCFEKNIQ; translated from the coding sequence TTGATAACAAAGGCTAATAAAAATAACTTACCTAAAATTATGGACGTACTAAAAGACACAATAATTAGCATGAATACTGAAGGATTGTATCAATGGAATGAAAATTATCCAAATGAAGAAATTATACTAAATGATATGGAAAAAGAAGAGTTATTTGTAAAGGTTGAAGATGAAACAATTAAAGGATTTATAGTTTTAAATGAACATGATGATAAAGGTTATGAAAATTTAGATTGGAAGTATGAGAAAGAAAAAAGTTTAATCATTCATAGATTATGTGTGTCCCCAAAGTATCAGGGTAATGGAGTTGCAAAGGAAATCATGGATTTTACAAATACTTTTGCAGCCTCTAAGGGTTACAAGGCAATAAGACTTGATACTGCGGTAGAAAATAAAAAAGCAATTAGATTTTACGAAAAGTTAGGATATGAGAAGGTTGGAGTATTATCAGCAAGAAGAGGAGAATATGTATGTTTTGAAAAAAATATACAATAA
- a CDS encoding acetyl-CoA carboxylase carboxyl transferase subunit — protein sequence MFKGLFKKTKYITVGTVGTKAEEKNPELEKETETVNQKPIIPNGMWRKCNSCNQIIYNEDLKQNQMVCTNCSNHFRLGAKERLEITIDEGSFKELNEGLKSKNPLEFEGYDNKLSSLKEKLNVNDAIITGYCTIGSNPCIIGIMDGNFIMGSMGSVVGEKLSRAFEIATDENLPVIIFTVSGGARMQEGIFSLMQMAKVSAAVSRHSEKGLLYTAVLTDPTTGGVTASFAMQGDIIIAEKGAQIGFAGRRVIEDTIRQKLPEGFQSAEFLLKHGFLDMVCHRRDIRNVLIDILNIHSKNYNSKDDDEVIKYAAPNKSKKNYKKQDLTAYERVQIARSPQRPTTKDFADKLCSSFLELHGDRYYSDDEAIIGGIGFLGGIPVTIIGHQKGKNIEENIRRNFGMAKPEGYRKAMRLMKQAEKFRRPVICFVDTPGAYCGIEAEERGQGEAIAESLLVLSSLKTPVISLIVGEGGSGGALALALADEVWMMENAVYSVLSPEGFASILWKDASRAEEAAEKMKITASNLKEFGIIDKIIEEPMDGIHIDFDVIAENVKTKLISTMLMYLAVDDNKLLSDRYNKFKSMGVFEE from the coding sequence TTGTTTAAAGGATTATTTAAAAAGACAAAATATATTACTGTAGGTACTGTAGGTACAAAAGCAGAAGAAAAGAACCCTGAACTTGAAAAAGAAACTGAAACTGTTAATCAAAAACCAATTATACCAAATGGTATGTGGAGAAAATGTAATTCATGTAATCAAATTATATATAATGAAGATTTAAAGCAAAATCAAATGGTGTGTACTAATTGTTCAAATCATTTTAGATTAGGTGCAAAGGAAAGACTTGAAATAACTATTGATGAAGGAAGTTTTAAGGAATTAAACGAAGGTCTTAAAAGCAAAAACCCTCTAGAGTTTGAAGGGTATGATAACAAGCTTAGTAGTTTAAAGGAAAAACTTAATGTAAATGATGCTATAATCACAGGTTATTGTACGATAGGTTCTAATCCTTGTATAATTGGGATTATGGATGGTAACTTCATTATGGGTAGTATGGGAAGCGTAGTTGGAGAAAAACTTTCAAGAGCTTTTGAAATAGCAACTGATGAAAATCTTCCTGTAATTATTTTTACTGTATCAGGCGGAGCTAGAATGCAAGAGGGAATATTCTCACTAATGCAAATGGCTAAGGTAAGTGCTGCGGTATCAAGACATAGTGAAAAAGGTCTTTTATACACTGCTGTTTTAACAGACCCTACAACTGGAGGGGTAACTGCAAGTTTTGCTATGCAGGGAGATATTATTATAGCAGAAAAAGGAGCGCAAATTGGTTTTGCAGGTAGAAGAGTAATCGAGGATACTATTAGACAAAAACTACCTGAAGGTTTCCAAAGTGCAGAGTTCCTTTTAAAGCATGGATTTTTAGATATGGTTTGTCATAGACGTGATATAAGAAATGTTTTAATAGACATATTGAATATTCATTCTAAAAACTATAATTCTAAGGATGATGATGAAGTAATAAAATATGCTGCACCGAATAAGAGTAAGAAAAACTACAAGAAACAAGACCTAACTGCATACGAAAGAGTTCAAATAGCTAGAAGTCCTCAAAGGCCAACAACTAAAGATTTTGCGGATAAGTTATGTAGTAGTTTCTTAGAACTACATGGAGATAGATATTATTCTGATGATGAGGCAATAATTGGTGGGATAGGATTCCTTGGAGGAATTCCAGTAACTATTATAGGACATCAAAAGGGTAAAAATATAGAAGAAAATATAAGAAGAAACTTTGGTATGGCAAAGCCTGAGGGATATAGAAAAGCAATGAGACTTATGAAGCAAGCAGAAAAATTTAGAAGACCTGTAATATGCTTTGTAGATACTCCAGGTGCATACTGTGGAATAGAGGCTGAAGAAAGAGGACAAGGAGAGGCTATTGCAGAAAGCTTATTAGTACTTAGTAGTCTTAAAACACCTGTTATTTCACTAATTGTAGGTGAAGGTGGTAGCGGAGGTGCACTTGCACTTGCACTTGCTGATGAAGTATGGATGATGGAAAATGCAGTATATTCAGTTTTATCTCCAGAAGGGTTTGCAAGTATTCTATGGAAAGATGCTTCTCGTGCCGAGGAAGCTGCTGAAAAAATGAAAATCACTGCATCTAATTTAAAAGAATTCGGTATAATAGATAAAATAATCGAAGAGCCTATGGATGGTATTCACATAGATTTCGATGTAATTGCTGAAAATGTAAAAACTAAGCTTATTTCTACTATGTTAATGTATTTAGCAGTAGACGATAATAAACTTCTAAGTGATAGATACAATAAGTTTAAATCAATGGGAGTATTCGAAGAATAG
- a CDS encoding acetyl-CoA carboxylase biotin carboxylase subunit has product MFKKILIANRGEIAVRIIRACREMNIETVAVYSEADRESLHVELADEAVCIGPGDVRKSYLNVNNILSATILTGAEAIHPGFGFLSENSKFARICEECNIKFIGPDYDAIDSMGNKSNAIALMKKHNVPVVPGSEGSLSCFDECKAVAKEIGYPVMIKAAHGGGGRGIRIVWDPIELEKEFYNAKAEAQAAFGNGELYLEKYVVEPRHIEIQILADSFGNVVHLGERDCSIQRRNQKVIEEAPSPSLSKILRKKMGEAAVNAAKAVGYKNAGTVEFLVDKFDNFYFIEMNTRIQVEHGITEMITGVDIVKEQLKIAAGLPLEFKQRDVEIKGHAIECRINAEDPQNDFRPSPGKIEKLFMPGGPGIRVDSGVYEGYTISPFYDSMIGKLITYGKDREEAISRMRRALGEFVIQGVENNVDFQYRLINEKEFLDGKYHTGFINSL; this is encoded by the coding sequence GTGTTTAAAAAGATATTAATCGCTAATAGAGGCGAAATTGCTGTTAGAATAATAAGAGCTTGTAGAGAAATGAATATAGAAACTGTAGCTGTGTACTCAGAGGCAGATAGAGAATCATTACATGTTGAGCTTGCAGATGAAGCAGTATGTATAGGCCCTGGGGATGTTAGAAAAAGCTATCTTAATGTAAATAACATATTAAGTGCTACAATACTAACAGGTGCAGAAGCTATTCATCCAGGGTTCGGTTTCTTATCTGAGAACAGTAAGTTTGCAAGAATTTGTGAAGAATGTAACATAAAGTTTATAGGTCCAGATTATGATGCCATAGATTCTATGGGGAATAAGTCTAATGCTATTGCTTTAATGAAAAAGCATAATGTACCTGTAGTACCAGGTTCAGAAGGAAGTCTTTCATGCTTTGATGAGTGCAAAGCTGTAGCTAAAGAAATTGGCTACCCTGTAATGATAAAAGCTGCCCATGGTGGTGGTGGACGTGGTATAAGAATAGTATGGGATCCTATTGAGCTTGAGAAGGAATTTTATAATGCTAAGGCTGAAGCACAAGCAGCATTCGGAAATGGTGAATTATATCTTGAAAAATATGTTGTAGAACCAAGACATATAGAAATTCAAATATTAGCTGATTCATTTGGTAATGTTGTTCATCTAGGGGAGAGAGATTGTTCTATTCAAAGAAGAAATCAAAAGGTTATTGAAGAAGCGCCATCTCCATCTTTATCAAAGATTCTTAGAAAGAAAATGGGAGAAGCTGCGGTTAATGCGGCAAAGGCAGTAGGATATAAAAATGCTGGTACTGTTGAGTTTTTAGTAGATAAGTTTGATAATTTTTACTTTATTGAAATGAACACTAGAATTCAAGTAGAACACGGTATTACTGAAATGATAACTGGAGTTGACATTGTAAAAGAGCAGCTTAAAATAGCAGCGGGTCTTCCACTTGAATTTAAGCAAAGAGATGTTGAAATAAAAGGTCATGCGATTGAATGTAGAATTAATGCTGAAGATCCCCAAAATGACTTTAGACCATCTCCAGGAAAAATAGAAAAATTATTTATGCCTGGGGGCCCTGGAATAAGAGTTGATAGTGGAGTTTATGAAGGATATACAATATCTCCATTTTATGATTCAATGATAGGGAAACTTATAACATACGGTAAGGATAGAGAAGAAGCTATCTCAAGAATGAGAAGAGCTCTTGGAGAGTTCGTTATTCAAGGAGTAGAGAATAATGTTGACTTCCAATATAGACTTATTAATGAAAAAGAATTTTTAGATGGAAAATATCATACCGGATTTATAAATAGTCTTTAA
- the fabZ gene encoding 3-hydroxyacyl-ACP dehydratase FabZ, with translation MEMGIKEILNILPHKYPMLLIDKVVDITPGVSVKAIKNVTINEDYFNGHFPGEPVMPGVLMVEAMAQAGLVVLLSKEEFKGKLGFFTGVKEAKFRRKVVPGDVLEINVELIKLRSSFGVAKGIITVEGQKACEAEFSFAIG, from the coding sequence ATGGAAATGGGAATAAAAGAAATTCTTAATATCCTACCTCATAAATATCCTATGCTATTGATAGATAAGGTTGTTGATATTACACCAGGGGTTAGTGTAAAGGCTATTAAGAATGTTACTATAAATGAAGACTATTTTAATGGGCATTTTCCAGGTGAACCAGTAATGCCTGGAGTTCTTATGGTTGAAGCTATGGCACAAGCAGGCCTTGTAGTACTTTTATCTAAGGAAGAGTTTAAAGGAAAGCTTGGATTCTTTACTGGAGTTAAGGAAGCAAAGTTTAGAAGAAAAGTTGTTCCAGGAGATGTATTAGAAATAAATGTTGAACTTATAAAGCTTAGAAGTAGTTTTGGAGTTGCAAAAGGAATTATAACTGTTGAAGGTCAAAAAGCATGTGAAGCTGAGTTTTCATTTGCTATTGGCTAG